Proteins encoded together in one Benincasa hispida cultivar B227 chromosome 1, ASM972705v1, whole genome shotgun sequence window:
- the LOC120082223 gene encoding U-box domain-containing protein 5 isoform X1, with product MGTDSTENVDAVSNVQSFKVHCRMCNELMKLVDRVSEILPEIEAARPGSPEGRQALCNLNDGKMKAELLLQYCRDSSKLYLALTGDRIVSRCHRVRTLLELNLRKIKYMVPVALARKISQIADDLRVAKFILDLSEEEAWKAMRELLKLGASPPDELENSEIKALKIAALRLNISSSKEMLFERRSIRKLLDDVGHDDPPKKKILTYLLYLLKKHGELILQEIRETQADSSSSNGSGEIKANLRHRNYASQADIILNRAIPPEEFKCPISMRLMYDPVVIASGVTYEKVWIEKWFAEGRDTCPQTKMKLTRFSMTPNIDLKNLINKWCIKFGVTIPDPSVEPECPEVWENSIASFGSSMNDIRLPIDFSNMSLGGLDNSYYPGLLRLNGGNELAIKFGQSKDDDLQKFQSDSNAEEIDLEFPSTISELSWESKCKVMKDMKIAINKNGVGLTLSETVMDQLALFLKDACDQQDSEAQKNGSELFLSLVRRSRSNKLSVPEKVLTSLASLLNSEVNYEVLAILEAISGHSKCSSNFVTSGVLASLAKYLDSEIEILQEFAIKTLYNLSTNSDICSDIVSLGCIPKLVPLLNYDNLSGKCIFILKNLCHTEEARISVVGTSGCISSIAQRLGMGSLEDQEHAVTILLSLCSQRVEYCELVMEEGVIPPLSTISMKGSEKGKAGATELLRLLRDVQDNEPQESCVSEPPSLYDPPCSSEQRKPSKKSGFLGIFSKRNPRKK from the exons ATGGGAACTGATAGTACTGAAAATGTGGATGCAGTTTCAAATGTCCAATCCTTTAAG GTTCATTGTAGAATGTGCAATGAGTTAATGAAATTGGTTGACCGGGTCTCGGAGATATTACCAGAAATTGAAGCAGCTCGGCCTGGAAGTCCGGAAGGAAGGCAGGCGCTGTGCAATTTAAATGATGGAAAGATGAAAGCAGAGCTACTTCTTCAGTATTGTCGAGACTCTAGTAAACTTTATCTG GCATTGACAGGAGATAGGATCGTCTCTAGATGTCATAGAGTGAGGACTTTGTTAGAGCTTAATTTGCGTAAAATTAAATACATGGTTCCTGTGGCATTGGCTCGGAAG ATCTCTCAAATAGCAGATGATCTTAGGGTTGCCAAATTTATCCTCGACTTATCTGAAGAAGAGGCTTGGAAGGCTATGCGAGAATTGCTGAAGCTAGGTGCTTCGCCTCCAGATGAACTGGAAAATTCTGAAATCAAGGCTCTTAAAATTGCTGCTTTGAGGCTTAATATTTCATCATCCAAGGAAATGTTGTTCGAGAGACGATCAATCAGAAAACTATTAGATGATGTTGGTCATGACGATCCCCCAAAAAAGAAGATTTTGACATACCTCCTATATCTTTTGAAGAAGCATGGGGAGTTGATACTGCAAGAAATCAGAGAAACCCAAGCTGATAGTTCTAGTAGTAACGGATCTGGGGAAATTAAAGCTAATTTGAGACACAGAAATTATGCTTCTCAGGCTGACATAATACTCAATAGGGCCATCCCCCCTGAGGAATTTAAGTGCCCCATATCAATGAGATTGATGTATGATCCCGTTGTAATTGCATCTGGAGTGACGTATGAGAAGGTGTGGATAGAAAAGTGGTTTGCGGAGGGTCGTGATACATGCCCGCAAACCAAAATGAAACTAACCCGTTTTTCAATGACACCTAATATTGATCtgaagaatttaattaataaatggtGCATAAAGTTTGGAGTCACGATTCCTGACCCAAGCGTGGAACCAGAATGCCCTGAGGTTTGGGAGAATTCCATTGCTAGCTTTGGAAGTTCAATGAATGATATACGTCTACCCATTGATTTCAGCAATATGTCACTTGGAGGTCTTGATAATAGTTACTATCCAGGTTTATTGAGGCTCAATGGTGGCAATGAATTGGCTATCAAGTTTGGGCAGAGTAAAGATGATGATCTGCAAAAGTTTCAATCTGATTCAAATGCTGAGGAAATAGACTTGGAGTTTCCATCTACCATTAGTGAGCTTTCATGGGAATCAAAATGCAAGGTTATGAAAGATATGAAAATTGCCATCAACAAAAATGGAGTTGGTCTGACCTTATCTGAAACCGTCATGGATCAACTTGCCTTATTTTTAAAGGATGCATGTGATCAGCAGGATTCCGAAGCTCAGAAAAATGGATCTGAGCTATTTCTTTCACTTGTGAGAAGAAGCAG GTCAAATAAACTGAGTGTTCCTGAGAAGGTTCTGACATCGTTGGCTAGTTTACTGAATTCAGAAGTGAACTACGAAGTTCTTGCCATTTTAGAAGCAATATCTGGCCACAGCAAATGTAGCTCTAATTTTGTCACATCCGGTGTCCTCGCTTCATTGGCTAAGTACCTTGACTCAGAGATCGAAATCTTGCAAGAATTTGCCATTAAAACTTTATACAATTTGTCCACAAACAGCGACATCTGTTCCGACATCGTATCATTGGGGTGCATCCCGAAACTAGTTCCCTTGCTAAATTATGACAATCTCTCAGGCAAATGTATATTTATCCTGAAAAATTTGTGCCACACGGAAGAGGCAAGAATTTCTGTTGTTGGAACTAGTGGCTGCATTAGCTCCATTGCACAACGTCTGGGGATGGGCAGTCTTGAAGACCAGGAGCATGCAGTTACTATCCTCCTTTCGTTATGCTCTCAACGAGTTGAATATTGTGAGTTAGTAATGGAGGAAGGTGTGATACCTCCTCTTAGCACTATCTCTATGAAGGGGAGTGAGAAAGGAAAAGCGGGTGCCACTGAATTACTCCGACTTCTAAGAGACGTTCAGGATAACGAGCCTCAAGAATCTTGTGTTTCTGAACCTCCATCTTTGTACGACCCCCCATGCAGCTCTGAGCAAAGAAAACCGAGCAAGAAGTCTGGATTTCTTGGAATATTCTCAAAGCGCAATCCTCGAAAGAAATAG
- the LOC120082223 gene encoding U-box domain-containing protein 5 isoform X2: MCNELMKLVDRVSEILPEIEAARPGSPEGRQALCNLNDGKMKAELLLQYCRDSSKLYLALTGDRIVSRCHRVRTLLELNLRKIKYMVPVALARKISQIADDLRVAKFILDLSEEEAWKAMRELLKLGASPPDELENSEIKALKIAALRLNISSSKEMLFERRSIRKLLDDVGHDDPPKKKILTYLLYLLKKHGELILQEIRETQADSSSSNGSGEIKANLRHRNYASQADIILNRAIPPEEFKCPISMRLMYDPVVIASGVTYEKVWIEKWFAEGRDTCPQTKMKLTRFSMTPNIDLKNLINKWCIKFGVTIPDPSVEPECPEVWENSIASFGSSMNDIRLPIDFSNMSLGGLDNSYYPGLLRLNGGNELAIKFGQSKDDDLQKFQSDSNAEEIDLEFPSTISELSWESKCKVMKDMKIAINKNGVGLTLSETVMDQLALFLKDACDQQDSEAQKNGSELFLSLVRRSRSNKLSVPEKVLTSLASLLNSEVNYEVLAILEAISGHSKCSSNFVTSGVLASLAKYLDSEIEILQEFAIKTLYNLSTNSDICSDIVSLGCIPKLVPLLNYDNLSGKCIFILKNLCHTEEARISVVGTSGCISSIAQRLGMGSLEDQEHAVTILLSLCSQRVEYCELVMEEGVIPPLSTISMKGSEKGKAGATELLRLLRDVQDNEPQESCVSEPPSLYDPPCSSEQRKPSKKSGFLGIFSKRNPRKK; encoded by the exons ATGTGCAATGAGTTAATGAAATTGGTTGACCGGGTCTCGGAGATATTACCAGAAATTGAAGCAGCTCGGCCTGGAAGTCCGGAAGGAAGGCAGGCGCTGTGCAATTTAAATGATGGAAAGATGAAAGCAGAGCTACTTCTTCAGTATTGTCGAGACTCTAGTAAACTTTATCTG GCATTGACAGGAGATAGGATCGTCTCTAGATGTCATAGAGTGAGGACTTTGTTAGAGCTTAATTTGCGTAAAATTAAATACATGGTTCCTGTGGCATTGGCTCGGAAG ATCTCTCAAATAGCAGATGATCTTAGGGTTGCCAAATTTATCCTCGACTTATCTGAAGAAGAGGCTTGGAAGGCTATGCGAGAATTGCTGAAGCTAGGTGCTTCGCCTCCAGATGAACTGGAAAATTCTGAAATCAAGGCTCTTAAAATTGCTGCTTTGAGGCTTAATATTTCATCATCCAAGGAAATGTTGTTCGAGAGACGATCAATCAGAAAACTATTAGATGATGTTGGTCATGACGATCCCCCAAAAAAGAAGATTTTGACATACCTCCTATATCTTTTGAAGAAGCATGGGGAGTTGATACTGCAAGAAATCAGAGAAACCCAAGCTGATAGTTCTAGTAGTAACGGATCTGGGGAAATTAAAGCTAATTTGAGACACAGAAATTATGCTTCTCAGGCTGACATAATACTCAATAGGGCCATCCCCCCTGAGGAATTTAAGTGCCCCATATCAATGAGATTGATGTATGATCCCGTTGTAATTGCATCTGGAGTGACGTATGAGAAGGTGTGGATAGAAAAGTGGTTTGCGGAGGGTCGTGATACATGCCCGCAAACCAAAATGAAACTAACCCGTTTTTCAATGACACCTAATATTGATCtgaagaatttaattaataaatggtGCATAAAGTTTGGAGTCACGATTCCTGACCCAAGCGTGGAACCAGAATGCCCTGAGGTTTGGGAGAATTCCATTGCTAGCTTTGGAAGTTCAATGAATGATATACGTCTACCCATTGATTTCAGCAATATGTCACTTGGAGGTCTTGATAATAGTTACTATCCAGGTTTATTGAGGCTCAATGGTGGCAATGAATTGGCTATCAAGTTTGGGCAGAGTAAAGATGATGATCTGCAAAAGTTTCAATCTGATTCAAATGCTGAGGAAATAGACTTGGAGTTTCCATCTACCATTAGTGAGCTTTCATGGGAATCAAAATGCAAGGTTATGAAAGATATGAAAATTGCCATCAACAAAAATGGAGTTGGTCTGACCTTATCTGAAACCGTCATGGATCAACTTGCCTTATTTTTAAAGGATGCATGTGATCAGCAGGATTCCGAAGCTCAGAAAAATGGATCTGAGCTATTTCTTTCACTTGTGAGAAGAAGCAG GTCAAATAAACTGAGTGTTCCTGAGAAGGTTCTGACATCGTTGGCTAGTTTACTGAATTCAGAAGTGAACTACGAAGTTCTTGCCATTTTAGAAGCAATATCTGGCCACAGCAAATGTAGCTCTAATTTTGTCACATCCGGTGTCCTCGCTTCATTGGCTAAGTACCTTGACTCAGAGATCGAAATCTTGCAAGAATTTGCCATTAAAACTTTATACAATTTGTCCACAAACAGCGACATCTGTTCCGACATCGTATCATTGGGGTGCATCCCGAAACTAGTTCCCTTGCTAAATTATGACAATCTCTCAGGCAAATGTATATTTATCCTGAAAAATTTGTGCCACACGGAAGAGGCAAGAATTTCTGTTGTTGGAACTAGTGGCTGCATTAGCTCCATTGCACAACGTCTGGGGATGGGCAGTCTTGAAGACCAGGAGCATGCAGTTACTATCCTCCTTTCGTTATGCTCTCAACGAGTTGAATATTGTGAGTTAGTAATGGAGGAAGGTGTGATACCTCCTCTTAGCACTATCTCTATGAAGGGGAGTGAGAAAGGAAAAGCGGGTGCCACTGAATTACTCCGACTTCTAAGAGACGTTCAGGATAACGAGCCTCAAGAATCTTGTGTTTCTGAACCTCCATCTTTGTACGACCCCCCATGCAGCTCTGAGCAAAGAAAACCGAGCAAGAAGTCTGGATTTCTTGGAATATTCTCAAAGCGCAATCCTCGAAAGAAATAG
- the LOC120082223 gene encoding U-box domain-containing protein 5 isoform X3 — MKAELLLQYCRDSSKLYLALTGDRIVSRCHRVRTLLELNLRKIKYMVPVALARKISQIADDLRVAKFILDLSEEEAWKAMRELLKLGASPPDELENSEIKALKIAALRLNISSSKEMLFERRSIRKLLDDVGHDDPPKKKILTYLLYLLKKHGELILQEIRETQADSSSSNGSGEIKANLRHRNYASQADIILNRAIPPEEFKCPISMRLMYDPVVIASGVTYEKVWIEKWFAEGRDTCPQTKMKLTRFSMTPNIDLKNLINKWCIKFGVTIPDPSVEPECPEVWENSIASFGSSMNDIRLPIDFSNMSLGGLDNSYYPGLLRLNGGNELAIKFGQSKDDDLQKFQSDSNAEEIDLEFPSTISELSWESKCKVMKDMKIAINKNGVGLTLSETVMDQLALFLKDACDQQDSEAQKNGSELFLSLVRRSRSNKLSVPEKVLTSLASLLNSEVNYEVLAILEAISGHSKCSSNFVTSGVLASLAKYLDSEIEILQEFAIKTLYNLSTNSDICSDIVSLGCIPKLVPLLNYDNLSGKCIFILKNLCHTEEARISVVGTSGCISSIAQRLGMGSLEDQEHAVTILLSLCSQRVEYCELVMEEGVIPPLSTISMKGSEKGKAGATELLRLLRDVQDNEPQESCVSEPPSLYDPPCSSEQRKPSKKSGFLGIFSKRNPRKK; from the exons ATGAAAGCAGAGCTACTTCTTCAGTATTGTCGAGACTCTAGTAAACTTTATCTG GCATTGACAGGAGATAGGATCGTCTCTAGATGTCATAGAGTGAGGACTTTGTTAGAGCTTAATTTGCGTAAAATTAAATACATGGTTCCTGTGGCATTGGCTCGGAAG ATCTCTCAAATAGCAGATGATCTTAGGGTTGCCAAATTTATCCTCGACTTATCTGAAGAAGAGGCTTGGAAGGCTATGCGAGAATTGCTGAAGCTAGGTGCTTCGCCTCCAGATGAACTGGAAAATTCTGAAATCAAGGCTCTTAAAATTGCTGCTTTGAGGCTTAATATTTCATCATCCAAGGAAATGTTGTTCGAGAGACGATCAATCAGAAAACTATTAGATGATGTTGGTCATGACGATCCCCCAAAAAAGAAGATTTTGACATACCTCCTATATCTTTTGAAGAAGCATGGGGAGTTGATACTGCAAGAAATCAGAGAAACCCAAGCTGATAGTTCTAGTAGTAACGGATCTGGGGAAATTAAAGCTAATTTGAGACACAGAAATTATGCTTCTCAGGCTGACATAATACTCAATAGGGCCATCCCCCCTGAGGAATTTAAGTGCCCCATATCAATGAGATTGATGTATGATCCCGTTGTAATTGCATCTGGAGTGACGTATGAGAAGGTGTGGATAGAAAAGTGGTTTGCGGAGGGTCGTGATACATGCCCGCAAACCAAAATGAAACTAACCCGTTTTTCAATGACACCTAATATTGATCtgaagaatttaattaataaatggtGCATAAAGTTTGGAGTCACGATTCCTGACCCAAGCGTGGAACCAGAATGCCCTGAGGTTTGGGAGAATTCCATTGCTAGCTTTGGAAGTTCAATGAATGATATACGTCTACCCATTGATTTCAGCAATATGTCACTTGGAGGTCTTGATAATAGTTACTATCCAGGTTTATTGAGGCTCAATGGTGGCAATGAATTGGCTATCAAGTTTGGGCAGAGTAAAGATGATGATCTGCAAAAGTTTCAATCTGATTCAAATGCTGAGGAAATAGACTTGGAGTTTCCATCTACCATTAGTGAGCTTTCATGGGAATCAAAATGCAAGGTTATGAAAGATATGAAAATTGCCATCAACAAAAATGGAGTTGGTCTGACCTTATCTGAAACCGTCATGGATCAACTTGCCTTATTTTTAAAGGATGCATGTGATCAGCAGGATTCCGAAGCTCAGAAAAATGGATCTGAGCTATTTCTTTCACTTGTGAGAAGAAGCAG GTCAAATAAACTGAGTGTTCCTGAGAAGGTTCTGACATCGTTGGCTAGTTTACTGAATTCAGAAGTGAACTACGAAGTTCTTGCCATTTTAGAAGCAATATCTGGCCACAGCAAATGTAGCTCTAATTTTGTCACATCCGGTGTCCTCGCTTCATTGGCTAAGTACCTTGACTCAGAGATCGAAATCTTGCAAGAATTTGCCATTAAAACTTTATACAATTTGTCCACAAACAGCGACATCTGTTCCGACATCGTATCATTGGGGTGCATCCCGAAACTAGTTCCCTTGCTAAATTATGACAATCTCTCAGGCAAATGTATATTTATCCTGAAAAATTTGTGCCACACGGAAGAGGCAAGAATTTCTGTTGTTGGAACTAGTGGCTGCATTAGCTCCATTGCACAACGTCTGGGGATGGGCAGTCTTGAAGACCAGGAGCATGCAGTTACTATCCTCCTTTCGTTATGCTCTCAACGAGTTGAATATTGTGAGTTAGTAATGGAGGAAGGTGTGATACCTCCTCTTAGCACTATCTCTATGAAGGGGAGTGAGAAAGGAAAAGCGGGTGCCACTGAATTACTCCGACTTCTAAGAGACGTTCAGGATAACGAGCCTCAAGAATCTTGTGTTTCTGAACCTCCATCTTTGTACGACCCCCCATGCAGCTCTGAGCAAAGAAAACCGAGCAAGAAGTCTGGATTTCTTGGAATATTCTCAAAGCGCAATCCTCGAAAGAAATAG